In Bufo gargarizans isolate SCDJY-AF-19 chromosome 5, ASM1485885v1, whole genome shotgun sequence, the following are encoded in one genomic region:
- the FOXF2 gene encoding forkhead box protein F2 encodes MTTENHSQHLDPSAPLTSSPTTGALISQQSAAMDTSSSSSSSSSKNKKPNSGLRRPEKPPYSYIALIVMAIQSSPTKRLTLSEIYQFLQARFPFFRGSYQGWKNSVRHNLSLNECFIKLPKGLGRPGKGHYWTIDPASEFMFEEGSFRRRPRGFRRKCQALKPMYRMMNGIGFSTSILPQGFDFQPPPASLACHSNGYNLDMMTNSMTGGYDGLSGGHHVPHMSPNPGSTYMASCPVSSSGDYGPDSSSSPVPSSPAMASAMECHSPYTTPTAHWTSSGASPYLKQQAMPPSNAASAGIHSGMSSYTLEQTYLHQNTREDLSVGLPRYQHHSSPVCDRKDFVLNFNGISSFHPSASSSYYHHHHHQSVCQDIKPCVM; translated from the exons ATGACCACGGAGAACCACAGTCAGCACTTAGATCCTTCAGCTCCCCTCACATCCAGCCCCACCACAGGGGCTCTGATCAGCCAGCAGTCCGCAGCCAtggacacctcctcctcctcctcttcatcttcATCCAAGAACAAGAAGCCAAACTCGGGGCTCAGGCGTCCAGAGAAGCCTCCTTATTCTTACATCGCCCTCATTGTCATGGCTATTCAGAGCTCTCCCACCAAAAGACTCACCCTCAGTGAGATCTACCAGTTCTTACAAGCCAGGTTCCCTTTCTTCAGAGGATCTTACCAGGGCTGGAAAAACTCTGTGCGCCACAACCTGTCTCTGAATGAGTGCTTCATCAAGCTGCCCAAAGGGCTGGGGAGGCCGGGCAAGGGCCACTACTGGACCATTGACCCTGCCAGCGAGTTCATGTTTGAAGAAGGATCTTTTAGACGAAGACCTAGAGGGTTCCGAAGAAAATGCCAAGCTCTGAAACCCATGTATAGGATGATGAATGGCATAGGCTTTAGTACTTCTATCCTACCCCAAGGATTTGATTTCCAACCCCCACCTGCTTCCTTGGCATGTCACAGTAACGGCTATAACTTAGATATGATGACAAACTCTATGACAGGAGGATACGATGGCTTGAGTGGAGGTCACCATGTCCCACATATGTCCCCTAATCCTGGTTCTACCTATATGGCTAGCTGCCCTGTCTCCTCTAGTGGTGACTATGGacctgacagcagcagcagccctgtgccttcttctccagctaTGGCCAGTGCTATGGAATGCCATTCTCCTTACACCACTCCTACAGCTCACTGGACATCATCAGGGGCCTCTCCCTACTTGAAGCAGCAGGCCATGCCACCTAGTAATGCAGCATCTGCAGGGATACACTCAGGCATGTCATCTTACACCCTGGAACAAACATACCTCCATCAAAACACCCGGGAGGACCTCTCAG TGGGATTGCCCCGTTACCAGCACCACTCTTCCCCAGTGTGCGACAGAAAGGATTTTGTCCTCAATTTCAATGGGATTTCTTCTTTCCACCCGTCTGCCAGTAGTTCCTATTACCATCACCATCATCATCAGAGTGTCTGCCAGGATATAAAGCCCTGCGTCATGTGA